The segment GCTTGCGGCTCAGATCTCTACTCACTGTGGAGCCTGGATCCCTCTGATTCCGCCCCCTCCCGACAAACCACCTCCTCCCATTGGCCGAGCCTTGTGCTGGAACCCTGCCTCTCgggtgtaggagagagactgCCCCAGGGAGGGGCCTCGGGGCGGGGGGGACACAGGGGAACAGGCACGGGGAGAGGACGGGGAGGGCTGTTCAGAGACGGGAGGAAGGGGGCGAGAGGAGGAGGCACGGAGGTGTGGGTGTCTGGTGTCCTGGTGGAGGAGGTGCGGTGTCTCAGGGTGGGCAGCGTGTGGGGGAGGAGTCGGCAGGGGCGGGCTGATGGCGCGAAGGTACGCCCTgtggggggaggagaaagaggcagAGCCCTGGAGCAGCTGGCCCTCTCTCTGCTGGGCCATCTGTGCAGAGAGGAAGGGCGAGGTGTACCCCTGCAGGGGCGCATCCCCGACCCCGGGGGCCGGCAAGGAGAAGGTCATCGCCGGGGGAAACGCTGCGGGGGTGTGGGGCTTCTGGGGGGACAGCTCATGAGCAGCCGATTCAAACTCCGGGCTCTCGGACGGCGTCAGCAGGCTGTCGTAGGACAGGCTGCCATTCCGAGGTGTCTGATTGGCCAGGCTCTTGTAGCTGGTGTCGGTGGTGCCCTCTGATTGGAGCGTGCCCAGAGTATTGTGGTGCGTGTGGGCAGAGCgcatgctggaggagagggagccaCCGGTGGACAAGACAAGAGATGAGGGGTAGGAAGTGTACGACCGCCCCCCTAGGGAGTACCCGGAGATGCCCCCCGAGACGCCACCACCCGTCCCACTGGTTCCCCCGGGGCCCTCGCCCCTTTCCCTTCCCCCCCTATGCACCCTCACACCTATTAACGACCCCCCATCAAGGGTGCTGGGCTCAGACCGATAGCTGTGCTGGCAACTcgactggaggatggagggagagtccAGACTGTCCCCACGAATCatctggagagaaagagagagggagaggtggaggtgaaGGTAATGATAGGAGAGAAGAGCAGTAAGAGATAGTGAAGGTAAAATGAAAGAGGATGGGAACGTATGTTACAAAGTGATTACTTTGAGACATTCCTCAACAGAAGACAACATATAAATTTGTATAGATCACAGTTTCTACAGAGAGCCAGCAGGGGAGGATGAAGGTCTACTGGGGCATCACATTACCAAGACCACTCACCTTGCAAAATAACATTAGCGCCACAAGAACAGAAACATAGAAATCTATAAAAATACAGGCATTCATGTAAATGCagagtcgggggggggggggggggtcacaagcATACACCTTTTTACAGACATAAATGGACACACACACGACACTAACTGAGACTTACTGATCAACTGATGGCCACTGAGTGATCAATTCAgagtaaaaacaaaaaaagaggGGGATGGAGTTAAACACAAAGGAAAGAAGGCTAGGACCTCAGAGAGGGGTCTCTGCTAGTCCCACCTGGATGCCCTAGGCTTAATGCCACCCAGCATTCTATAGCTGATCTATCAACTGATTTGACCCTGTGTTTAGGAGGAGATTATAAACTAAAGGAGTAGAGCTATGTCATCTCAGGGAATGGATCTCACGATGTCTGTCATCTCAAAATGTTAAAGGTCTGGACTGCGTAAGAAATGCGTGAGTATGTATACACTCCTCTCCATATACATTTGGACagggtacatttttacatttggctctatactccagcattttggatttgagaacaAATGGttcatatgaggcgacagtaaagaacttttatttgagggtattttcatacacatcttttttaccatttagaaattaaTGTACTTCATATCATTTTAAGACGTCATAAGTAGTTGGACAAAActcacttatagtgtattaaagtagtctaaagtatatttggtcccatattccttggaCACTATGACTTCAAGCGTGTGAcgctacaaacttgttggatgcatttacagcttgttttggttgtgtttcagattatgtttTGCATAATAGCAAGTGAATTGGcaataaagtgctttcatttctaaacagtaaaacagttatgtatgaaaataccctcaaataaaaaagGTGACATTTTGTACTGCCGCTTCATATTAAACATATTTATCGCAAAtcccaaaatgctggagtatagagccaaactAAACGTTTTAGTTTCCGCATCCAAATACATACAGAGTAGGGCCAGGATCGCAATActcgttagtatcgtggcaaggaaacaaaacggatgtaacttctttaggaaaacagccctaatattggaaacaaacatcattatgttgtaaaccagagtcacatgtatttattttccaaactatagcacacaatattttacatccaGCAGGtctttaaaggaccaaagagttgtctgcttcgtgttttcatttttgccatggaaaatatATTGTGATagtggtatcatcacagccctaatATGGAGGGGAAtgtatgcatgtgtatgtgtgtgtgtgtgtgtgtgtgtgcgtgcgtgcgtacctTGTTTgggtgtgtcagagctgtgtggttCATCTGTGGGCTGCTATAGGCCGGCCGGTACTTGTACATAGATGGAGTGGGCGGACCGTCAGACAGCAAGCTGCTCTCTGATTGGaggggggggaaaaaaacagcGTTTAAAAACTACACAGCGCCGCCTGGGTGGGATACGGGAGTGCTTGTGTGTGTTCACTGCTCACCCTCGGTGTCAGCGCGGGGCAGACCAGGGTAGCGGAGCTCCGGTTTGGGAGGAGGTGGAGGCTCTGCATCAGCTGACTGGTTCTCCATCTGCTCTAAACTGCTCTTAGACTGACAGGGACAGGAAGGGACAAGACTGTTCATACACACGAGAGATGACTAAGAGTttattttatgtgtgtgtgtgtgtgtgtgtaccctggTGCTGTGGCAGTCGTTCTGGATGCCGTTGTCCAGGACTTTGGCTTCTAGCTGGGCCTCGGAGAGAGGAGGGCGGAGGAAGGGAGGCTGCACCTCCGCTGTCTGTTTGCCCCGCCACCGCCCCACATACCTGACAGAGACAGCAAAACACACATCAATGACTTCCCTGAAACATACACCAACTTTATACTACATTACACAGTAGAaatattattatatagatatttaGTTAACCACCACAACACTGAGGCTATACTGAGTTCCTTACCCCTGAGGGTCTTGTTCAACCATAAGCTGCAACAGCAGAGGAAAAGAGGAGGCATGAAGGAGAGACGGTCGCTAACCTGGGAGCCTGAGCGCTACAGAGCACATGTGAGATGTTCCTCAGACAGCCATTGGTGAAAGGGTTAACGCCGCCCCTAAACTTCCCTGTGACCTAGAGAGAGAGCGCGTGAGAGAGAAGGTCTATTTTTAGATCATGTCAGCCCTCTCAGAGGAAAACACACCAAAACCCACACCCAGATAGACAGACGTACCTGCTCGTTAGTGGTCCTACCCCGAGCTACCAGTACCATGTGGAAACCAGTAAGACCTGCTACTGGGATGAAGAAGAGGCCAGCAACACACATTGTAGCCATACTGGGAACACACAGTCAAGGACACCAACACCAGCGCAACAACtagcgcgcgcgcgtgtgtgtgtgtgtgtacaaggaTACGTGACAGCGGAGTGAACCCTGTCCAGCTGGTGCTGGTGGTGGAGGACGTAGAGCAGGCCGAAGCCGAACACACCCATGATGTGGATCGTCAGGGACAACAGGAACAGGAAGAAGTGACGGTAGTTCCTGCGCCCAATACAGTTGTTGACCCACGGGCAGTGGTGGTCAAAGTCCTGCCAAGTCACACACAGGTCAAAACGGTCACAAAAGAGTCAagagattttatttttttaaattatcaaaTAACTGATGTTTCTCTGATATTTCTATTGTTGCCACGGACAACGTGTTATAACACAGTTGTCACCCGTTATACCACCTGTAGTGTGAGCTAGGTGGCAGTCTGTAGAagtacaggtctgtgtgtgtgtgtttacctccaCACAGTTGTCACACACAGAGCAGTGTGAACAGCGGGGCGGTCTGTAGAAGCGGCAGCTGGAACACCACTTCATCCGGACCTGAATGCCCTTGATATCCACTGTCTTATAGAGCGGAGCGCGGAAATCATCCTCtttatcctcatcctcttccgctgtgaacacacacaccgtacacactGAAACACTTTCTTCACACCTAAGTCATTTATCTTTAACACTCTCCTTACCTCTGGGAAAGACCCCTGGGTCCATAAAGGTGGCCATGCAGAAGTTGGCGAGGGTGAAGAGGAAGACCACAGCATTATAGATGGGAACAACGGAGGAGACATGCTCTGACAACCACggacacctggagggagagagggatgggggggaagggagagagatacagagctaTAACATGGaatctaatgtgtgtgtgtgtgtgtgtgttcgtcttACTCACGTGAAGCAGAAGAAGAGTGTGGTGGAGGCGACCAGGAAGGTGGTTGCCGCAGAGACGGGTACATAGCGACTGGGGTGGAACCGGCGGGGAGAAGAGGCGGGGCCACCCACTTCTCCCCCTAGCCCCCCACTACTAAACCCCGGCatcggagggaaagagagaggtagaaggggTATATCTAAAGAGAAGGTTGGTGGAATGGTCAGAGGGAACACCTCAGTGTCCGTATGGGATAAGGGAGCATGATGGTAGAAGGGAAGGATCTTAGGGACCAGCACTTGTAATATTACACAAAGCAGCCGTTTGGGAGAAACATCTTAAGAGAAAGCTAGCCAGATATTTGCACTTCAGCCAATAAAACCACTTAaaaactaaaataatgattttataATAAAGTCTACACCTTTGTTTACGTGTGTGTAGAACTTTGCAGGTATATATTAGACTATATAACTTTTACACATCTTAAAAACGTTACATTATGATACAAAAATAATCGCGACTTTTAGAAATATTTCTATATGGCTTCATGTAACCTTATTTGGTTCAACAATATAAATACATCAACAAAATGTCTCCTGTGTAGTGCAACAAAGACCCACAAGGACACACACAACGACCTGCTTGAACAACCACTTTCTGACCTGGTGAGACAAACCAACCCTGCACAGGCATCGAACACTAACTTGCTATTACTCCTCAGCTATTACTCCTCAGCTATTACTCCTCAGCTATTACTCCTCAGCTATTACTCCTCAGCTATTACTCCTCAGCTATTACTCCTCAGCTATTACTCAGTGCTTGAGTGTTAACAGTTGTTCATTTACAAATTCTTGTAAGGTAAATGTGGGGCAGAAATTAGGAGGTAGTAACACGACATCCTATGAAACAGCAGAACAGGGTTCTCTAGCAGAGCAGTGACCATCGACTGAACTCTGGTCTTAGACAAGGTGTATCTAGGCACTGAAATGTGTGTTTGTGGGACAGAGAAAAGTGTGACAGAATGCTTGCAAAGGGGAGAGTTCAAGGCTCTATATCCTGCGGAGGCAGCAGTGGTTGAGACAAACAAAAATCTCAACTTTAAGCCAGTCTTAAAGCTGCCCAGCAAAATTCCAAGTCCACTTGCAGCTTTTTCAAACATTAAAACTTGTACACAAAAGCCATTTAAAATGTTGTATCCACCATTTCAGTACTCCGTCAATATGAAAGAACGATGAGATCAGTCGTGTTGGGTCAACTGGACCAATCAGCTGTTTATCTAGCCGTTTGTGTCAGTCTTTGTGACAGTGCAGGTAAAATCAATTCATCCCAAACAGAGCCTAAATCTGTGTCGCCACGGTTTTGCCGTAAACATGCCTCTTTTCCCATGATCCCTTTGAAATGGAGCCACGCAGAAAGAAGAATAAGCCACTCAGACAACTGCTggtcctcttctttctctcccgCTTTATttctttgcacacacacactgtcgttGTCTAAGAGGGCAATCAGAGGGCACCGCCTGAAACAGAATGAAATGGAGAGCATGTTACACAACTACTAGATTACATCAATAACATTAACCAACACCT is part of the Salvelinus fontinalis isolate EN_2023a chromosome 6, ASM2944872v1, whole genome shotgun sequence genome and harbors:
- the LOC129858104 gene encoding palmitoyltransferase ZDHHC5-B-like gives rise to the protein MPGFSSGGLGGEVGGPASSPRRFHPSRYVPVSAATTFLVASTTLFFCFTCPWLSEHVSSVVPIYNAVVFLFTLANFCMATFMDPGVFPRAEEDEDKEDDFRAPLYKTVDIKGIQVRMKWCSSCRFYRPPRCSHCSVCDNCVEDFDHHCPWVNNCIGRRNYRHFFLFLLSLTIHIMGVFGFGLLYVLHHQHQLDRVHSAVTMATMCVAGLFFIPVAGLTGFHMVLVARGRTTNEQVTGKFRGGVNPFTNGCLRNISHVLCSAQAPRYVGRWRGKQTAEVQPPFLRPPLSEAQLEAKVLDNGIQNDCHSTRSKSSLEQMENQSADAEPPPPPKPELRYPGLPRADTEESSLLSDGPPTPSMYKYRPAYSSPQMNHTALTHPNKMIRGDSLDSPSILQSSCQHSYRSEPSTLDGGSLIGVRVHRGGRERGEGPGGTSGTGGGVSGGISGYSLGGRSYTSYPSSLVLSTGGSLSSSMRSAHTHHNTLGTLQSEGTTDTSYKSLANQTPRNGSLSYDSLLTPSESPEFESAAHELSPQKPHTPAAFPPAMTFSLPAPGVGDAPLQGYTSPFLSAQMAQQREGQLLQGSASFSSPHRAYLRAISPPLPTPPPHAAHPETPHLLHQDTRHPHLRASSSRPLPPVSEQPSPSSPRACSPVSPPPRGPSLGQSLSYTREAGFQHKARPMGGGGLSGGGGIRGIQAPQSTSRPGLANHSTSKPGGGVKKVTGVGGTTYEISV